A part of Lactobacillus sp. ESL0700 genomic DNA contains:
- the hflX gene encoding GTPase HflX codes for MIDNTPQKIKAYLAGVNLNDPNFDYYMTELANLTAANNMEVVGQSHQNAVQVVAGTYFGLGKINEIKDMARGLKAKVLIINDELSPVQIRNLEKLTKLRVIDRTELILEIFASRARSKQAKLQVQLARLQYELPRLHPSENSLDQQRGNGGSTGGGFANRGAGESKLEMNRRTIGKQISAIKKELKAIVGQEEIKAKRRNQNHIPKVALVGYTNAGKSTTMNGLLQEFSTENSDKQVFVKNMLFATLDTSVRRIELGNNFSFILSDTVGFISKLPHNLVESFKATLQEAKDADLLINVVDAADPNMIQMIRTTQNVLAEIGIKDIPMITAYNKADKTERNYPQIEGSDILYAATDPASIKMLAQLITKRIFANYEQLNLLLPLTDGKELAYLHEHAQVMDEQYQADGIHVCVRLAPEKQAQFQKYII; via the coding sequence ATGATCGATAACACACCTCAAAAAATCAAGGCCTACCTTGCAGGCGTCAATTTAAATGATCCTAACTTCGACTACTACATGACTGAGCTAGCCAATTTGACCGCAGCTAACAACATGGAAGTCGTTGGTCAATCACATCAAAACGCCGTCCAAGTTGTGGCCGGAACCTACTTTGGCCTTGGTAAAATCAACGAAATTAAAGATATGGCTCGTGGTCTAAAAGCCAAAGTATTAATTATCAACGACGAACTATCACCAGTGCAAATTCGTAATTTAGAAAAATTAACCAAATTACGAGTAATTGACCGAACAGAATTAATTCTCGAAATTTTTGCTAGTCGTGCCCGCTCCAAGCAAGCCAAATTACAAGTGCAACTGGCACGATTGCAATATGAATTGCCTCGGTTGCACCCTTCAGAAAATAGCCTTGACCAACAGCGCGGCAATGGTGGTTCAACTGGCGGTGGTTTCGCCAATCGTGGTGCTGGTGAGTCGAAGCTAGAAATGAACCGCAGAACAATTGGCAAGCAAATTTCTGCGATTAAAAAAGAGCTGAAGGCTATTGTGGGGCAAGAAGAAATCAAGGCTAAGCGCCGCAACCAAAACCATATCCCCAAGGTTGCTCTGGTGGGCTACACTAACGCGGGCAAGTCAACAACAATGAATGGCTTGTTGCAAGAGTTCAGCACTGAAAATAGCGACAAACAGGTTTTTGTCAAAAATATGCTGTTTGCAACACTAGATACTAGCGTTCGCCGAATTGAATTGGGGAACAATTTCAGCTTCATCTTGTCTGATACCGTTGGTTTTATTTCCAAATTACCTCACAACTTGGTGGAATCATTCAAGGCAACTTTGCAAGAAGCAAAAGATGCTGACCTGCTGATCAATGTTGTTGACGCTGCTGACCCGAACATGATCCAAATGATTCGTACCACGCAAAATGTGCTGGCAGAAATTGGCATCAAAGACATCCCGATGATTACTGCCTATAACAAGGCGGACAAGACCGAGCGTAATTACCCTCAGATTGAAGGCAGTGACATTTTATATGCAGCAACTGATCCAGCCTCAATTAAAATGCTAGCGCAACTGATTACTAAACGCATTTTTGCCAACTATGAACAGCTAAACCTATTGCTCCCTTTAACTGATGGCAAAGAATTAGCTTACTTGCACGAGCACGCTCAAGTAATGGACGAGCAATATCAAGCTGATGGCATTCACGTTTGTGTTCGCTTAGCTCCAGAAAAGCAGGCACAATTTCAAAAATATATTATTTAA
- a CDS encoding C40 family peptidase has product MKIKSNIAKFTTAAALAITGIAAVNAVNANSMTSNVAAATNKVTVNYVPGYGINIWNSYENPTFTGQRVQHGTVVNVIDSETDAKGNVWYEIGPDQWIQAQYTVKGSVAAKHVATSTKQAKKVVKLAKAEVGKAYVWGGTSPSGFDCSGLVQYVYNQAIGKDLTRTTYTQVKQGKEVSMQDLKPGDLLFWGSADSPYHVGIYIGNNQFIHAATPEQGVIKATLSSYFYPSVAKRVLN; this is encoded by the coding sequence TTGAAAATTAAGAGTAATATAGCTAAATTCACTACAGCTGCAGCTCTTGCTATTACTGGCATTGCGGCTGTCAATGCTGTTAATGCAAATTCGATGACATCAAATGTTGCAGCTGCGACTAATAAAGTCACGGTTAATTATGTTCCGGGATATGGAATTAATATCTGGAATAGTTACGAAAATCCAACTTTCACTGGTCAAAGAGTTCAACATGGCACTGTTGTTAATGTAATTGACAGTGAAACAGATGCCAAAGGAAATGTTTGGTATGAAATTGGTCCTGATCAATGGATTCAAGCGCAATACACGGTCAAAGGCAGTGTAGCTGCTAAGCACGTGGCAACTTCAACTAAGCAAGCTAAGAAAGTTGTTAAATTAGCTAAGGCAGAAGTTGGTAAGGCTTATGTTTGGGGCGGCACTAGTCCAAGCGGCTTTGATTGTTCTGGCTTAGTTCAGTATGTTTATAACCAAGCTATTGGCAAGGATTTAACGCGCACAACTTATACTCAAGTTAAGCAAGGTAAGGAAGTTTCAATGCAAGATTTGAAGCCTGGCGACTTGCTTTTCTGGGGTTCAGCTGATTCACCATACCATGTAGGAATTTACATCGGTAACAATCAGTTCATTCATGCGGCAACACCAGAGCAGGGTGTTATTAAGGCAACTCTTAGTTCATACTTCTATCCATCAGTTGCTAAACGGGTTCTTAATTAA
- a CDS encoding L-ribulose-5-phosphate 4-epimerase yields the protein MLEKLKKEVYEANMQLPKLDLVTFTWGNVSGIDRDSGLFVIKPSGVAYEQLKPEDMVVVNLKGEVVEGKLNPSSDTPTHTVLYNAFSKIGGIVHTHSPWAVSFAAAKMDIPAMNTTHADTFYNAIPAADALTQKEIEEDYEGNTGKAIVRTFKERNLDYEATPGSLVSQHGPFCWGATPQKAVYNAKVLEVVAEEDYHTLQLTRANSELPQYLLDKHYYRKHGKNAYYGQDNAQSMTHAKRS from the coding sequence ATGTTAGAGAAGCTGAAAAAAGAAGTCTATGAAGCCAATATGCAATTACCTAAGCTTGACCTAGTAACGTTTACTTGGGGGAATGTTTCGGGAATTGACCGTGATAGTGGCTTATTTGTTATCAAACCTTCTGGTGTAGCGTACGAGCAATTAAAGCCAGAAGATATGGTCGTAGTTAATCTTAAGGGTGAAGTAGTAGAGGGCAAGTTGAATCCTTCTAGTGATACACCAACGCATACAGTTTTGTATAATGCATTTTCTAAAATTGGTGGAATTGTTCATACCCACTCGCCTTGGGCTGTATCGTTTGCGGCTGCCAAGATGGATATTCCAGCGATGAATACAACTCATGCCGATACATTTTACAATGCGATTCCTGCAGCTGATGCTTTAACTCAAAAAGAGATTGAGGAAGACTACGAAGGCAACACTGGCAAGGCAATTGTCCGGACGTTTAAAGAACGCAATTTAGATTACGAAGCAACTCCAGGATCACTTGTTAGTCAGCATGGACCGTTTTGTTGGGGAGCAACACCTCAAAAGGCGGTTTACAACGCGAAGGTTTTGGAAGTTGTAGCTGAAGAAGACTACCACACGTTGCAATTGACTAGAGCTAATAGTGAATTACCGCAATATTTACTGGACAAACACTATTATCGCAAGCACGGCAAGAATGCCTATTATGGCCAAGATAACGCGCAATCAATGACGCATGCAAAACGGTCTTAG
- a CDS encoding PTS fructose transporter subunit IIA, which yields MFKIVIASHGPFAAAMRESLKLFFPEENDIITVSIGEDGLASFQKRMDQAVNSVKGENVLFLADLPYGTPFNEIVKRMSLVGKDSEILAGVNMPTLIEAVNLKNQGFSVEKAVPKLFESSKLQSYTEKLNSLGNADDE from the coding sequence TTGTTTAAAATAGTTATTGCTTCACATGGACCTTTTGCTGCTGCGATGAGAGAGTCATTAAAGCTTTTCTTTCCTGAAGAAAACGATATTATTACGGTCAGCATAGGTGAAGATGGCTTAGCTTCATTTCAAAAAAGAATGGATCAAGCAGTAAATTCTGTTAAGGGTGAAAATGTTTTATTTTTAGCAGATTTACCCTATGGGACTCCTTTTAATGAAATTGTTAAAAGAATGTCTTTAGTAGGTAAGGATTCAGAAATATTAGCTGGCGTTAATATGCCAACTTTAATTGAAGCAGTAAACTTGAAAAATCAAGGTTTCTCTGTGGAAAAGGCTGTTCCTAAGCTTTTTGAAAGTAGTAAATTGCAAAGCTATACAGAAAAATTGAATTCTTTAGGCAATGCAGATGACGAATAA
- a CDS encoding sigma 54-interacting transcriptional regulator translates to MLKNEILNYLKRQTKTIDIENLGEEYTANGIAKQLNAKRNTVSVYLNQLNNEKKLVKVDSRPVYYFHKNEFERQNFKLQKNCYKSVSEIENKTQDIFKSFTKINPSLKESIERVRAAILYPNNGLPLLITGESGTGKSYLVSLINRFCRNYKLIAHNAPFITINCAQYADNPELLTSNLFGYTKGAFTGADSDHQGAFVEADGGILFLDEVHRLGPKGQEKLFTYLDQGLIYPVGETKKGKKVNVRLCFATTEDLETSFLTTFMRRIPVKITLPPLSQRSKDERLNLVYTLLNNEQKKVAKPLIISDQVLDILANYQPIGNIGSLKNAVRMTIAQANAEQQHKAEINITAYQLPSDVLAKSKNELYHNPGKSVRITNETEIDDLIAQSFPEKKIFLNSLQQLTSTYEQSNYDLRQCESKLKQVVYQLFDTLLFEKDNSKQIPLLSYIIESVKHLFDQLTNAYQLKISGNAIYAISYYLFERQKIQWNIDEFANKEILLKLNRNVQQQYADVYVYVTKLINLIRDNLDIELNEVDYVFLTVYLNKLEIITKTGLIKAIVLAHGYATAGSIANVVNRLLNTHILDAFDMPLNVSAQQIANEIIDYSENNDVKNGLIILVDMGSLKEIEKLFPRQINAPVLLMNNVSTTLALEVGESILKKQSFREISQAAQKISKLEIKLTYPETNRPKAILTTCYSGIGTATHVARMLERCLPDSKKIKIVPYEYQALKDIHKVETIKKMYNVLGIIGTEDPEITGIDFIFLEKILSDKGTAQFKKWLGNVFTDHEIANISNDLVKNFSLERTINSVTILDASKIIEDITIFLQVIERKFAITLSNQKKFTLYVHISYLIERLIRKEANNLSSDYEKEFSKKYGQDLEKIEAAFSVIKDNYSVKIPISELVYIDQIIFNHR, encoded by the coding sequence ATGTTAAAAAACGAAATTCTTAATTATTTGAAAAGACAAACTAAGACAATCGACATAGAAAATCTAGGAGAAGAATATACGGCTAATGGAATTGCTAAGCAATTAAATGCTAAACGTAATACTGTCAGTGTTTATTTAAATCAATTAAATAATGAGAAAAAATTGGTTAAAGTCGATTCACGACCAGTGTATTACTTTCATAAGAATGAATTTGAACGTCAGAATTTTAAATTGCAAAAAAATTGCTATAAGTCAGTGAGTGAAATTGAAAATAAAACACAAGATATTTTTAAAAGCTTTACCAAAATCAATCCAAGTTTAAAAGAAAGTATTGAGCGTGTTAGGGCTGCTATTTTATATCCCAACAATGGGTTACCTTTGTTGATTACTGGTGAAAGTGGTACTGGTAAAAGTTACTTAGTAAGTTTGATTAATCGTTTTTGTCGCAATTACAAACTTATTGCTCATAATGCTCCGTTTATTACTATTAATTGCGCCCAATATGCTGATAATCCTGAACTATTAACTAGTAATTTGTTTGGCTATACTAAAGGAGCTTTCACTGGTGCTGATAGTGATCATCAGGGAGCTTTTGTTGAAGCAGATGGTGGAATTCTATTTTTGGATGAGGTTCATCGTTTAGGGCCAAAAGGACAAGAAAAATTATTTACGTATTTAGACCAGGGCCTTATTTATCCAGTAGGTGAAACTAAAAAAGGGAAAAAAGTAAATGTTCGTCTGTGCTTTGCAACTACCGAAGATTTAGAAACTAGTTTTTTAACAACATTTATGCGTAGAATTCCTGTAAAGATTACTTTGCCTCCACTTAGTCAGAGAAGTAAAGATGAACGCTTAAATTTAGTTTATACATTGCTTAATAATGAACAAAAAAAGGTTGCTAAACCGCTAATAATTAGTGATCAAGTTTTAGATATACTAGCTAATTATCAACCAATAGGTAATATTGGGAGCTTAAAGAATGCAGTTAGAATGACAATTGCGCAAGCAAATGCTGAACAGCAACATAAAGCTGAAATAAACATCACAGCTTATCAGTTACCATCTGATGTGCTAGCTAAGAGCAAAAATGAGCTCTATCATAATCCAGGAAAATCTGTGAGGATAACCAATGAAACTGAAATTGATGATTTGATTGCGCAAAGTTTTCCAGAAAAGAAAATTTTTCTTAATAGTTTGCAGCAGTTAACTTCGACTTATGAGCAAAGTAATTATGATTTGCGGCAATGCGAATCGAAACTTAAACAAGTTGTATATCAGCTATTTGACACTCTATTATTTGAAAAAGATAACAGCAAGCAAATCCCTTTATTGTCTTATATTATTGAAAGTGTCAAACATCTTTTTGATCAGTTAACCAATGCCTATCAACTAAAAATTAGTGGTAATGCCATTTATGCGATTAGTTACTATTTGTTTGAACGTCAGAAGATTCAATGGAATATTGATGAGTTTGCTAATAAAGAAATTCTGCTAAAGTTGAATAGGAATGTCCAGCAACAATATGCAGACGTTTATGTTTATGTTACGAAGCTAATTAATTTAATCAGGGATAATTTAGATATTGAATTAAATGAAGTAGACTATGTATTTTTAACTGTTTATTTGAATAAATTAGAGATAATTACAAAAACAGGTTTAATTAAGGCGATTGTACTAGCTCATGGTTATGCCACTGCTGGCAGTATTGCTAATGTTGTAAATCGCTTGCTTAATACCCATATTTTAGATGCTTTTGATATGCCACTTAATGTTAGTGCACAACAAATTGCTAACGAAATTATTGATTACAGCGAAAATAATGATGTTAAGAACGGTCTGATTATTTTAGTTGATATGGGTTCATTGAAGGAAATCGAGAAATTATTTCCAAGGCAGATAAATGCTCCTGTTCTCTTAATGAATAACGTTTCTACTACTTTAGCACTTGAAGTAGGAGAGAGTATTCTAAAAAAGCAAAGTTTTCGTGAAATTAGTCAAGCAGCGCAAAAGATTAGCAAGTTGGAAATCAAGTTAACTTATCCGGAAACTAATCGGCCTAAAGCAATATTAACTACTTGCTATTCTGGTATCGGTACTGCTACACATGTTGCAAGAATGTTAGAACGATGTTTGCCAGATAGTAAAAAAATAAAAATAGTTCCCTATGAATATCAAGCTTTGAAAGATATTCATAAGGTTGAGACTATTAAAAAAATGTACAATGTTTTAGGGATTATTGGTACTGAAGACCCTGAAATTACTGGAATAGATTTTATTTTTTTGGAAAAAATACTCTCTGATAAGGGTACAGCTCAATTTAAAAAGTGGTTGGGTAATGTATTTACGGATCATGAAATTGCCAATATTTCTAATGATTTAGTTAAGAACTTTTCATTGGAAAGAACGATTAATTCAGTAACTATTTTGGATGCGTCCAAGATAATTGAGGATATTACAATTTTTCTGCAAGTAATAGAAAGAAAATTTGCAATAACATTGTCAAATCAGAAAAAATTCACGTTGTACGTTCACATTAGTTATTTGATTGAAAGGTTAATCAGAAAAGAAGCTAATAATCTTAGCTCCGACTATGAAAAAGAGTTTTCCAAAAAATATGGACAGGATTTAGAAAAAATTGAAGCGGCATTTAGTGTGATAAAAGATAATTATAGTGTGAAAATTCCTATTTCGGAGTTAGTTTATATTGATCAAATTATTTTTAATCATCGTTAA
- the scrK gene encoding fructokinase ScrK — translation MILGSIEAGGTKFVCAIGNENYQIKDKLTIPTTTPEETLRKTADYFEKFAVDAIGIASFGPIEVRSTAPNYGFITDTPKAGWQNTDFVGYLKSKINVPMFFTTDVNGSAYGEYVMSLLGNENIDSLVYYTIGTGVGGGAIIDGKLIGTQGHPEMGHVLLKRHPNDLNFAGVCPFHQDCLEGLVSGPTFEARLNKPGKEVPLSDPTWDIMSYYVAQAALQVTLILRPDKIIFGGGVTSEEFLQKVRCDFAKILNNYVHVPALEQYIILPEIQDNGSATVGDFALAKRLLKE, via the coding sequence ATGATTTTAGGATCAATTGAAGCTGGGGGAACGAAATTTGTGTGTGCAATTGGTAATGAGAATTATCAAATTAAAGATAAACTTACCATTCCTACAACTACGCCTGAAGAAACATTAAGAAAAACGGCTGATTATTTTGAAAAATTTGCTGTTGACGCAATTGGAATTGCTTCGTTTGGTCCGATTGAAGTACGTTCAACAGCGCCTAACTACGGTTTTATTACGGATACACCAAAAGCAGGTTGGCAAAATACAGATTTTGTTGGCTATTTAAAGTCTAAAATTAATGTGCCAATGTTCTTTACTACGGATGTTAATGGCTCAGCCTATGGAGAATATGTTATGTCTTTGTTAGGTAATGAGAACATTGACAGCCTAGTTTATTACACAATTGGTACAGGTGTAGGCGGTGGCGCCATTATTGATGGCAAGCTTATTGGTACTCAAGGACATCCGGAAATGGGGCATGTTTTGCTTAAGCGGCACCCAAATGACCTGAATTTTGCTGGTGTTTGCCCATTTCACCAAGATTGTCTTGAGGGTTTGGTTTCTGGACCGACATTTGAAGCTCGCTTAAATAAACCTGGTAAGGAAGTACCTTTATCTGATCCAACTTGGGACATCATGAGCTATTATGTGGCGCAAGCAGCTTTGCAAGTTACACTGATTTTGCGGCCAGATAAAATTATTTTTGGCGGTGGCGTAACTAGTGAGGAATTTTTACAAAAGGTGCGTTGTGATTTTGCTAAAATATTGAACAATTATGTTCATGTTCCTGCACTTGAACAATATATTATTCTACCGGAAATCCAAGATAATGGTTCGGCTACTGTGGGTGATTTTGCTTTAGCAAAGAGATTATTGAAAGAATAA
- a CDS encoding C40 family peptidase: MKRNFLKMGLAAALTLTGIATVAPQKAVNAATLKEPIKQVQINYLPGKSIKIWTNYEGGRLINFRAKNASKWNVADTAVDKKGKLWYKVGVDEWIEARYTVEVTANADAAATSKPQVQVPAKKPKKTKPAKATAPAASKPVESKPAANNTVTTVANTVVSGNVSQRAKAVVNLAESQVGKSYVWGGDGPDSFDCSGLVQYVYNQVGGVSLPRVTTDQVKVGTTVDMSQLQPGDLLFWGSTDAPYHVAIYVGDNQYVSAATPEQGVVLQTLSSYFYPCVAKRVL; encoded by the coding sequence ATGAAACGTAATTTTTTGAAAATGGGGCTAGCAGCGGCTTTAACCTTAACAGGCATTGCTACTGTTGCTCCGCAAAAGGCAGTTAACGCGGCAACATTAAAAGAACCAATTAAGCAGGTTCAGATTAATTATTTACCCGGTAAAAGTATTAAAATATGGACGAATTATGAGGGCGGGCGACTCATTAATTTTCGGGCAAAAAATGCCAGCAAGTGGAACGTTGCTGACACCGCGGTCGATAAAAAAGGTAAATTATGGTACAAGGTTGGCGTTGATGAGTGGATCGAAGCCCGCTATACAGTAGAAGTAACGGCTAACGCTGATGCTGCGGCAACTTCTAAACCGCAAGTTCAGGTTCCAGCCAAAAAGCCCAAAAAAACTAAACCTGCTAAAGCTACGGCACCAGCAGCTAGTAAACCAGTTGAGAGTAAGCCTGCTGCTAATAATACCGTGACGACAGTTGCCAATACGGTTGTCAGCGGTAATGTTAGTCAGCGAGCTAAGGCAGTCGTTAATTTAGCTGAAAGTCAAGTTGGTAAAAGTTACGTTTGGGGCGGCGATGGTCCCGACAGCTTCGATTGCTCGGGCTTAGTGCAATATGTCTATAATCAAGTTGGCGGCGTTAGTCTGCCACGAGTCACAACAGATCAGGTCAAGGTTGGCACGACAGTTGATATGAGTCAATTGCAGCCGGGCGATTTGCTCTTTTGGGGTTCGACGGACGCACCTTATCACGTGGCGATTTATGTTGGTGATAACCAATATGTTAGTGCAGCAACTCCTGAGCAGGGCGTAGTTTTACAGACTCTTAGCTCATACTTTTACCCGTGTGTGGCTAAACGAGTTTTATAA
- a CDS encoding PTS sugar transporter subunit IIB, protein MEGIIHIRIDDRLIHGQVATLWTNELGATRIMVINDEVSQNEVQKTMLRIAAPSNVSTSLISEEKATNNIKNGKYKGQRVLVIAKDPQTLVRLIDNGLDIHKINVGNMSTRDNTRHIKASVSITPEEEAAFHELLDRGVEITAIMVPTDKKVYLKDII, encoded by the coding sequence ATGGAAGGTATAATTCATATTAGAATTGATGATCGGCTAATTCACGGTCAAGTTGCAACATTGTGGACCAACGAATTGGGTGCAACAAGAATAATGGTTATTAATGATGAAGTATCTCAAAATGAGGTTCAAAAGACAATGCTTAGAATAGCAGCTCCATCAAACGTTTCGACGTCATTAATTTCAGAAGAAAAAGCAACTAATAATATTAAAAACGGTAAGTATAAAGGCCAACGTGTGTTAGTTATCGCTAAAGACCCACAAACATTGGTTAGACTTATTGATAATGGCTTAGATATTCATAAGATTAACGTTGGTAATATGTCTACTAGGGATAATACACGCCATATTAAAGCTAGTGTTAGCATAACTCCTGAAGAAGAAGCAGCTTTTCATGAGTTACTAGACCGTGGGGTTGAAATTACTGCAATAATGGTACCAACCGATAAGAAAGTATATTTAAAGGATATAATTTAA
- a CDS encoding PTS system mannose/fructose/sorbose family transporter subunit IID, which yields MNNKVSNKTKNRVLFRWILNGGASLNYEKMMGLAYTYSMLPFLKENYAGDPKGLKESVKTHLQFFNTNPYLAPYVLGMNIGIEEKEKSKSLKTIMGLKTGLMGPLAGLGDSVFVVIPWTIFGAIAANMALSGSPLGIFLWFIVTWLLRALGIPLFKAGMKSGTSLLTSIETKMKLITESVSILGLMVVGGLIPTVVKPNLALKFKQGSLTMTGNQILNQIMPGLLPAALVFGVYYLLGKKVKPIYIILIIIVLAIVLYVLGIMK from the coding sequence ATGAATAATAAAGTAAGTAATAAAACAAAGAATCGTGTTTTATTTAGATGGATTTTAAATGGTGGTGCCTCATTAAACTATGAAAAGATGATGGGGCTAGCATATACCTATTCAATGTTGCCTTTTTTAAAAGAAAATTATGCAGGTGACCCTAAGGGCTTAAAAGAATCCGTAAAAACTCATTTGCAATTCTTTAATACTAATCCATATCTTGCTCCTTATGTATTAGGAATGAACATAGGAATTGAAGAGAAAGAAAAATCCAAGAGTTTAAAAACAATCATGGGTCTTAAGACAGGTCTGATGGGGCCGTTAGCCGGATTAGGTGATAGTGTTTTTGTTGTTATTCCTTGGACAATCTTTGGTGCTATTGCTGCTAACATGGCTTTAAGTGGAAGCCCGTTAGGAATTTTCTTATGGTTTATTGTTACTTGGTTACTTCGTGCATTAGGTATTCCGTTGTTTAAGGCAGGTATGAAATCAGGAACTAGTTTACTTACTTCAATTGAAACCAAAATGAAATTAATTACGGAAAGTGTTTCAATTTTGGGCTTGATGGTTGTTGGTGGATTGATACCTACTGTTGTAAAACCTAACTTAGCATTAAAGTTTAAGCAGGGCTCTTTAACCATGACAGGTAATCAAATTTTAAATCAAATTATGCCAGGTTTATTACCTGCTGCATTGGTATTTGGTGTTTATTACTTATTAGGTAAAAAAGTTAAACCAATTTACATTATTTTAATTATAATCGTGTTAGCTATCGTATTATATGTGTTAGGAATAATGAAATAA
- a CDS encoding PTS sugar transporter subunit IIC: MNVQFWQIALIVIYGFFINYDKNGPMIGTSQPVVAGFLVGLILGDVSTGLYIGGTLQLMTLGISSFGGASVPDYQTAALIGTYIAITTGQKAAIGITLAIPVAMLMVELDVLKWTINIYFQNKAEKYVDEEKYGKIEIMQICGVVTTMLASGLPVLLTVIAGPSLVKAIIAFIPQWVTGGLSVAGNLLPALGIGLLLRYLPVKSYFGYLIIGFIAAVYLKMSVLGIALAGAAVALILYKKNSESQNNLQSTGGMDEDE; this comes from the coding sequence GTGAATGTACAATTTTGGCAAATAGCACTGATCGTGATATATGGGTTCTTTATTAATTATGATAAAAATGGCCCAATGATTGGTACTTCACAACCTGTAGTTGCTGGATTTCTGGTTGGTTTAATTTTAGGTGATGTTTCTACTGGATTGTATATTGGTGGGACGCTCCAGTTAATGACATTAGGAATTTCTAGTTTTGGTGGTGCATCTGTACCAGATTATCAAACAGCTGCATTGATCGGAACATATATTGCAATAACAACAGGTCAAAAAGCAGCAATTGGAATTACTTTAGCTATCCCAGTTGCAATGCTTATGGTAGAACTTGATGTTTTGAAGTGGACAATTAATATTTATTTCCAAAACAAAGCTGAGAAATATGTTGACGAAGAAAAATATGGAAAAATTGAAATAATGCAAATTTGTGGTGTAGTTACTACAATGTTAGCTTCAGGATTACCTGTTTTACTGACAGTTATTGCAGGTCCTTCATTGGTAAAAGCTATCATTGCATTCATTCCGCAATGGGTAACTGGTGGTTTAAGTGTTGCTGGTAATTTGCTACCTGCATTAGGTATTGGCTTATTACTACGCTACTTACCTGTAAAAAGCTATTTTGGTTACTTAATTATTGGTTTTATTGCCGCAGTGTATTTGAAGATGAGTGTGCTAGGAATTGCTTTAGCTGGTGCAGCTGTTGCATTAATCTTGTATAAGAAGAATAGTGAATCACAAAATAATCTGCAAAGTACAGGAGGTATGGACGAAGATGAATAA